A single region of the Bacillus cereus genome encodes:
- a CDS encoding DUF3311 domain-containing protein, whose translation MKYIKLLLLIPFIGCVGFLPFANKIEPYVLGMPFLLFWIVFWMVLSSIILTIVYKLDPDNKGSEAE comes from the coding sequence TTGAAATATATTAAACTCTTACTCTTAATTCCTTTTATAGGGTGTGTTGGATTCTTACCATTTGCAAATAAAATTGAGCCTTACGTATTAGGGATGCCTTTTCTTTTATTTTGGATTGTATTTTGGATGGTACTTTCCTCAATTATTTTAACCATTGTTTATAAGCTGGATCCTGATAATAAAGGGAGTGAGGCAGAATGA
- a CDS encoding amidohydrolase, whose amino-acid sequence MNANLVFINGEVITSNRQNSIVESVAIKDNRIIGVGSNLETNKFIGEKTEVIDLAGKSLLPGFIDAHTHLVLYGVFQLNISCKESHIDSVADVLNELKKKALETPEGEWIRAWGFNETTIKEKRYPTIAELDAISAKHPIIISRTCGHICIVNTAALEKAGYDEKTPNPQGGVIEKNEKGEITGKLFEAANMKMNDVASYTDDELMKAVKIASDHFISGGITSIHEAATFDSNCYRLLQTAIKTKDIGVRIYAIIGTINESDKFVNKMMNAGIVTGTGDEKFRVGPAKIFLDGSSSGPTIATRKPYSSDPNNFGILYYSEEEIYKVLGEAHKKGYQITVHAQGDKAIEMYLNCVERALKEAPRKNHRHRIEHAGVSTPDLQERMKQLEVIPIPNPPFPYEYGEIYAHNYGERVNYMYAARDYIDKGIIAAGSSDAPVTDYNPLLGIHTAVNRKSQFGAEIGINQSISVLEAIKLYTWNGAYASFEEDIKGSIEVGKLADLVILSESILKAEPDLIKDLKVETTIIDGEIVYQKENDLMMKN is encoded by the coding sequence ATGAATGCAAATCTAGTATTTATCAATGGTGAAGTTATTACATCAAACAGACAAAACTCAATAGTAGAATCTGTAGCGATAAAGGATAATCGAATAATTGGGGTTGGTTCAAATTTAGAAACGAATAAATTCATTGGGGAGAAGACTGAAGTCATTGACCTAGCAGGCAAATCTCTTCTTCCTGGATTTATTGATGCACACACACACCTGGTTTTATATGGGGTTTTTCAATTGAATATCAGTTGTAAAGAAAGTCACATCGACTCTGTTGCAGATGTGCTGAATGAGCTTAAGAAAAAAGCGTTGGAAACTCCAGAAGGTGAGTGGATAAGAGCTTGGGGATTTAATGAAACTACCATAAAGGAGAAAAGGTATCCAACGATTGCGGAGCTAGATGCCATTTCAGCGAAGCATCCAATCATCATTTCTCGTACGTGCGGACATATTTGTATCGTAAACACAGCAGCACTAGAGAAGGCTGGATATGACGAAAAGACACCGAATCCTCAAGGTGGAGTAATTGAAAAAAATGAGAAGGGGGAAATTACAGGGAAATTATTTGAAGCTGCAAATATGAAGATGAATGATGTAGCAAGTTATACAGATGATGAGCTTATGAAAGCTGTAAAAATTGCGTCGGATCATTTCATTTCTGGGGGTATCACGAGTATTCATGAAGCAGCTACTTTTGATTCTAATTGTTATCGTTTGTTACAAACAGCTATAAAAACGAAAGACATCGGTGTTCGGATATATGCAATAATTGGTACCATAAATGAATCGGATAAATTTGTAAATAAAATGATGAATGCAGGGATAGTAACCGGTACAGGGGATGAGAAGTTTAGAGTTGGGCCGGCTAAAATATTTTTAGATGGAAGTAGCTCTGGTCCAACAATTGCAACTCGAAAACCCTACTCCAGCGATCCTAACAATTTCGGGATTCTTTATTATAGTGAGGAAGAAATATATAAAGTTCTAGGTGAAGCACATAAAAAAGGCTATCAAATTACAGTACATGCTCAAGGTGATAAAGCCATTGAAATGTATTTAAATTGCGTAGAAAGAGCGTTAAAAGAAGCACCAAGGAAAAATCATCGTCATCGAATCGAGCATGCAGGAGTTTCAACTCCAGATTTACAAGAAAGAATGAAACAACTTGAAGTCATCCCTATTCCAAACCCGCCATTTCCATATGAATATGGCGAGATATATGCTCACAATTATGGTGAACGTGTTAATTATATGTACGCTGCTCGTGATTATATAGATAAAGGTATTATTGCAGCAGGTAGTTCAGATGCACCGGTTACCGATTATAATCCATTATTGGGAATTCATACTGCAGTTAATAGAAAAAGCCAATTTGGAGCTGAAATTGGCATTAATCAATCCATTAGTGTACTAGAAGCTATTAAACTTTACACATGGAATGGCGCTTATGCAAGTTTTGAAGAGGATATAAAAGGAAGCATAGAGGTAGGGAAATTAGCTGATTTAGTTATTTTAAGTGAAAGTATTTTAAAAGCTGAACCAGACCTTATTAAGGATTTGAAAGTGGAAACAACGATTATTGACGGAGAAATTGTCTATCAAAAAGAGAATGATTTAATGATGAAAAATTAG
- a CDS encoding sigma-54 interaction domain-containing protein: MSDIPVQIESKYLLKILDSLESGMNIVDKNGTIMWVNQACCKLFNKSKEHLIGRNIFVLKKEGAFTPSVIEMALQNGSTVTTVQEITGGNKMTVTGDIILDEQENPLYFVAHGHDINNWMDNVSKLEWEELAPVLKRYLLEIKKMNTRYILMQEEQSFIGHSKIHNLLAEILERVASVDSTVLINGETGVGKNVVAKRIHELSERNSQPFVHLNCAAIPDTLLESELFGYHKGAFTGANSKGKTGLVKTAEKGTLFLDEISELPLHLQPKLLQLLQDKTYMPIGGSQLVKADIRIIAATNRKIEEMVKEGKFRADLYYRLHVLPVNIPPLRERHEDIFPLLHFYLQKYNQIFNQTRTFSKQTIGVFQRYQWPGNIRELENTVEQLVIMAKKEEISIHDLPERFLSVSMEEEALQSLKKGNNLNEIIESMEKIIIEQAIKKNKTTRKTAKVLGITQTSLIRRLKKYNIRNEKE, translated from the coding sequence ATGTCCGACATTCCTGTCCAAATTGAAAGTAAATATCTCTTGAAGATTCTTGATAGTCTTGAAAGTGGGATGAATATTGTTGACAAAAACGGAACGATTATGTGGGTAAACCAAGCATGTTGTAAGCTTTTTAACAAAAGCAAGGAACATTTGATTGGTAGGAATATTTTCGTTCTGAAAAAAGAGGGTGCGTTCACTCCATCCGTAATCGAAATGGCTTTACAAAATGGAAGTACTGTAACCACTGTGCAAGAAATCACCGGTGGTAATAAGATGACAGTAACAGGGGACATTATTTTGGATGAGCAGGAAAACCCCCTTTATTTTGTAGCACATGGTCATGATATAAACAATTGGATGGATAATGTTTCTAAGCTAGAATGGGAAGAATTAGCCCCCGTATTGAAGCGGTATTTGCTAGAAATAAAAAAAATGAATACCCGGTATATTCTAATGCAAGAGGAACAGTCCTTTATTGGACATAGTAAAATACATAATTTGCTTGCTGAAATCCTGGAAAGAGTGGCAAGTGTTGATTCAACTGTGCTTATTAACGGAGAAACAGGCGTTGGAAAAAACGTAGTTGCAAAACGTATTCATGAATTGAGTGAACGAAACAGTCAACCCTTTGTCCACTTAAATTGTGCAGCAATTCCCGATACACTTCTCGAATCTGAATTGTTCGGCTACCATAAGGGAGCCTTTACAGGTGCGAATTCAAAAGGGAAAACAGGGCTCGTCAAAACAGCCGAAAAAGGAACGCTTTTTTTGGATGAAATTAGTGAACTTCCGCTACATTTGCAGCCCAAGCTCCTTCAATTACTGCAGGACAAGACCTATATGCCTATTGGCGGTTCACAGTTAGTAAAGGCTGATATTCGCATTATTGCAGCAACAAACCGCAAAATCGAGGAAATGGTAAAAGAGGGAAAATTCCGGGCCGATCTATATTATCGCCTTCATGTTTTACCAGTAAACATTCCGCCGCTACGCGAGCGACATGAAGATATTTTTCCACTACTCCATTTCTATTTGCAAAAGTATAACCAAATATTCAACCAGACACGTACCTTCTCGAAGCAAACGATAGGTGTTTTTCAACGTTATCAGTGGCCGGGAAATATACGCGAGTTGGAAAATACTGTTGAGCAGCTCGTTATTATGGCTAAAAAGGAAGAAATCTCAATTCATGATTTACCAGAGCGCTTTCTTTCAGTAAGTATGGAAGAAGAAGCTTTACAATCTCTGAAAAAAGGCAACAATTTAAACGAGATTATCGAAAGTATGGAAAAAATAATTATTGAACAGGCAATTAAGAAAAATAAGACTACACGTAAAACTGCAAAAGTTCTTGGAATTACCCAAACTTCACTGATTCGTCGGTTAAAGAAATACAATATCCGCAATGAAAAAGAATAG